Proteins from a single region of Apium graveolens cultivar Ventura chromosome 7, ASM990537v1, whole genome shotgun sequence:
- the LOC141673134 gene encoding putative F-box protein At5g55150 produces MSSDNWNNLPKDLLIDIVQRLTCLEDYFTSIVVCKSWNSVALEAVASLADSVIAEKPWWLLLRSDTTTPMLLLAEEVAPGSIRYDTEFDLNRDYAYDKDGFYIDDEDHDKDTIRGYDYLKNSVGTSRGLYSLSSMKTYNIELPEAAGKLILGTSKGWLLTLGRDLQINLLHPLLRHQISLPPMNMFTAPTAYLPLAGFTEEHASEQFIRKVAMSSELPQKKTDLSSLSHHSTRSPIVMVVYHRKGVLGFARSGDKRWTDVRVCSDGFHDIVYHKGKFYAVDFQGNIYLCCIDVDEKREWPRATKIASIKTNNNQQKYLAEPLSGSGLLLVVRYDRDKLIKRNRVRASKYRTTNFEVWRLELEYCNSLRIPSCTLTPVNNLGNEAIFIGRASSLCVPSSDIIKPNSIYFTDDHHQVFIRLGGGHDMGIFDIEHRTIEPHYQGKSIHCISPPLWYI; encoded by the coding sequence ATGAGCTCTGACAATTGGAATAATCTTCCTAAAGATCTTCTCATAGATATAGTTCAACGCCTGACTTGTCTAGAGGATTATTTTACATCTATTGTTGTCTGCAAATCATGGAATTCAGTAGCCCTCGAAGCTGTTGCGAGTTTAGCAGACTCTGTTATTGCTGAGAAGCCTTGGTGGCTTCTTCTCAGGTCTGATACGACAACTCCTATGCTTCTTCTTGCTGAAGAGGTTGCACCGGGTTCTATACGTTATGATACTGAATTTGACTTAAATCGAGATTATGCCTACGACAAAGACGGATTTTATATCGATGATGAAGATCACGATAAAGACACCATTCGCGGTTATGATTATTTAAAGAATTCAGTAGGTACTAGTCGTGGTTTATACAGTCTTTCTTCGATGAAAACGTATAATATTGAGTTGCCAGAAGCTGCTGGGAAACTAATATTAGGAACTAGTAAAGGGTGGTTGCTAACTCTAGGTAGAGATTTGCAAATCAATCTGTTGCATCCTCTTTTGAGGCATCAAATCTCACTTCCACCAATGAATATGTTTACTGCACCGACTGCATATCTTCCGCTTGCAGGATTTACTGAAGAACACGCCAGTGAACAGTTTATCCGAAAAGTTGCTATGTCTTCTGAATTACCACAGAAAAAGACCGATCTCAGCTCTTTAAGTCACCACTCTACACGGTCGCCTATTGTAATGGTTGTCTATCATCGTAAAGGTGTTTTAGGTTTTGCTAGATCGGGAGATAAAAGGTGGACTGATGTCAGAGTTTGTTCTGACGGCTTCCACGATATTGTTTACCACAAAGGAAAGTTTTACGCCGTAGACTTTCAGGGAAATATATACTTGTGTTGTATTGACGTTGATGAAAAGAGAGAATGGCCAAGAGCCACCAAAATTGCATCTATTAAAACCAACAATAACCAACAAAAGTACTTGGCCGAACCATTGTCAGGATCTGGTCTTTTGCTAGTTGTGCGCTATGACAGGGATAAGTTGATAAAAAGAAATCGTGTCCGAGCATCCAAGTATCGTACAACTAATTTTGAGGTGTGGCGGTTGGAACTTGAATATTGTAATTCTCTTAGAATTCCATCATGTACTTTGACCCCAGTGAATAACTTGGGGAATGAAGCAATATTTATCGGCAGAGCTTCATCACTATGTGTACCATCATCAGACATCATAAAGCCAAACTCCATATACTTTACAGATGACCACCACCAAGTCTTCATCCGTTTAGGAGGTGGCCATGACATGGGGATCTTCGACATAGAACATCGCACCATTGAACCTCATTATCAAGGAAAATCCATCCATTGCATCTCCCCTCCGCTTTGGTACATCTAA
- the LOC141673135 gene encoding uncharacterized protein LOC141673135, with the protein MKSYLKAMSLWEAIESDVEPTILPQNPTAAQIKKRDEEVAREVKTLSCLHSAVSEEIFTTIMSCDTPKEAWTKIKEEFEGNQQIKLMQILNLKREFKMMRMKNNEGVKKYGSRLMSIVNQIKLLGGDFSSQRVVDKLLVTLPERYETKISSLEDTKDLSN; encoded by the coding sequence ATGAAATCATATTTGAAAGCTATGAGTTTGTGGGAAGCAATTGAGAGTGATGTTGAGCCAACCATTCTTCCACAAAATCCAACAGCAGCCCAAATCAAAAAACGTGATGAAGAAGTGGCTAGAGAAGTAAAGACACTTTCATGTCTACATTCGGCTGTGTCGGAAGAGATCTTTACAACTATTATGAGTTGTGATACTCCTAAAGAAGCATGGACAAAAATTAAGGAAGAATTTGAAGGCAACCAACAAATCAAACTGATGCAAATTCTGAACCTCAAGAGAGAGTttaagatgatgagaatgaaaaaTAATGAAGGCGTCAAGAAATATGGGAGTAGGTTGATGTCCATTGTTAACCAAATCAAACTACTTGGTGGAGATTTCTCAAGTCAAAGAGTTGTGGACAAACTTTTAGTGACTCTTCCTGAGAGGTATGAAACTAAAATTTCCTCACTTGAAGATACTAAAGATCTTTCGAATTAG